The genomic segment ACCTGACTACCTTCCTCTTCACTCTCACTAACTACTAACTTACCAAAGCTCTTCCTCTCAGCCAAGTCCTTCAAAGAAGCTGCCTTAGCTCCTCCCAAGATCGCCTCCTCATAGATTCCATAATCCTTCCCGGCCCATTCCTGCTTATCCAGCAGCCGCTTATAGCTACAGGGCGCCTCGATATATAAAAATAGATTCCTTACCGGCCGAGTCATAGCTACATAGACATTATTGATCTCTTCGACAAAGGCCTTCTCTTCCTCCTGCTTATGGAAGTCTAAGTTCAAATATTCAAAGAGCTGGCTGTACTTCGAATTAGTCAACATATAGTCCTCGATATTCTCAAACCGCTCATCAAAATCCAGATAGAGCTCCAAACTATTTCCACGATTGCTCTGATTAGCACTGGGCTTCCAGTAAAAGAACTCCGTCTCAAAGGATAAGCCTTTGGATTTATGGATCGTCATCAACTGTACCGCATCAGCCTGCTTAACGCCTACCTGCTTTAACTCTTCCCTATCCTTATTCTCCTCTAAGTAAGCCATGAACTTCGGTAGCGATTCAAACTTTTTCATCTTACTAAAAAAGTAGTAGATATTCTTGAGAGCACCGGCATTATCCTGATATAGTTCCAACAGGCCCAGCTCTTCCACTAGATAACTGGTCAAAAGATTAAAGTCCAGCTTCTTTAAGTCTCTAATGGTAGTTAAGATCTCACTTAAAGCAGCTGCCTCTAACTCTATCTCTCCATTAGCCATATATTCTTCTACTCTAGCCTTATTTTGCAGCAGATACTTTAAGGCTCCATCATTAATCCCAACTAACTCGCTGCGCAGGAACTTAATTAATTCGAAGTAATCACTATAAGCTAGATAATTCAACAGAAAGTAGAGCGGCTTAACTGCTCTGTGGTCCACTAGACTATCATTACTCTCTAGAATATAGGGAATCCCTTCCTTATCCAGTTGGGCAGCAATCTCTGCTAACTCATTATTGGATCTAGCCAGAATCCCTACATTATTATAATTGGGCAGTTTCTCCTTTATCCTTTGGGCTATTTCTGCCTTTAAATCTTCGGTTACTCTCTGATTCAGATTATGTAGTTTCTCTTGATGATCCTCACCTAGCTTCCCAAAGGCCTTAGTATCAGTATTAATCTTGGCCCGTTCATCGCCATATAAGACTTCCACATAACCGCCGTCTTTTTCAGGTAGATGTTCTACCCCATCATAATCCCAGTTTTCATAGATCCCTGTAAAGAAGCGGTTCACAAACTCGATAATCTCTCTTTCACTGCGGTAAGAAGTCCCCAGCGACTCACTATCACCGCCTAATATCTCCTCTAAGTTGGCAAATAGCTCCTTCTCGCCGCCGCGCCAGCCGTAGATCGACTGTTTCTCATCACCGACGGCTACTATAGTCTCGCACTCAGCCAACAGCGGCTGTAGGATGCTCCACTGTAGGATACTGGTATCTTGGAATTCATCGATTAGGAGGCTGCTTACTTCACTGCCCAGCAGCTCAAAGAAATAATCACTGACACTCTGTCCCTCCAGTAGGTTCAATTCATCGCGGTAAAAATAGTAATAAGTGTAGTTACTGACATCGGCATGAGTAAATATCTTCTCTTTAAACTTGAGCCTATCATAGATCTCGAATATCCGCTGAGAGAAGTTAAAGACCTCTTCTTCATAGGGAATCATCTCTTGGTTATAGATATAATTAGCCAGCTTCCTTCGAAATTCATCATAAGCAGCCTCTAGCTCCTCCTTCAAAGCCTTCACCTTCTTACCCCGAGTCTTATTTCCATTCCAGAACTTATTCTTGATAAACTGCTTATAATTCTTAGTGATATACTCCTCTTTGTTGGTTAA from the Acetohalobium arabaticum DSM 5501 genome contains:
- a CDS encoding UvrD-helicase domain-containing protein — protein: MINVLKASAGTGKTYRLSLEYVAALLRGEDFGKIVVMTFTRKATAEIRERIFEHLEDILAEGAESEVVKNLEEIYNDLEVDLSQLEEVYEKMLCNKDQIKVYTIDSFINHIFREAIAPYLGIYSYEIVDDDQNREIVERVFKELLNNPADFKLMEDFLLENVERDIDNYLTLIDRLIKDRWKFLLIEREERPKREVGNLVAEFEQAVDILKSIAQAKGKEFSQAYFKKDFRRYLELEGLTNKEEYITKNYKQFIKNKFWNGNKTRGKKVKALKEELEAAYDEFRRKLANYIYNQEMIPYEEEVFNFSQRIFEIYDRLKFKEKIFTHADVSNYTYYYFYRDELNLLEGQSVSDYFFELLGSEVSSLLIDEFQDTSILQWSILQPLLAECETIVAVGDEKQSIYGWRGGEKELFANLEEILGGDSESLGTSYRSEREIIEFVNRFFTGIYENWDYDGVEHLPEKDGGYVEVLYGDERAKINTDTKAFGKLGEDHQEKLHNLNQRVTEDLKAEIAQRIKEKLPNYNNVGILARSNNELAEIAAQLDKEGIPYILESNDSLVDHRAVKPLYFLLNYLAYSDYFELIKFLRSELVGINDGALKYLLQNKARVEEYMANGEIELEAAALSEILTTIRDLKKLDFNLLTSYLVEELGLLELYQDNAGALKNIYYFFSKMKKFESLPKFMAYLEENKDREELKQVGVKQADAVQLMTIHKSKGLSFETEFFYWKPSANQSNRGNSLELYLDFDERFENIEDYMLTNSKYSQLFEYLNLDFHKQEEEKAFVEEINNVYVAMTRPVRNLFLYIEAPCSYKRLLDKQEWAGKDYGIYEEAILGGAKAASLKDLAERKSFGKLVVSESEEEGSQVELPDLQKYFQAEEISENRLAEINDDKDLQMNIQKEIKRNEGLAIHYYLEHIKYDTPQKREYARSMVLAKYGNLLGPERIEEAFVKVEDLLDRHQDYFSDRWDVYTEYELVSGDKQYRIDRLIVDDEQQEVVIIDYKSGKTQEEEQLDRYAEIVEARLEDEYEIRTEFLEV